One window from the genome of Dyella sp. A6 encodes:
- the ppsA gene encoding phosphoenolpyruvate synthase, whose translation MNDLVLWLDQLRMSDLGKVGGKNASLGEMIGNLAKLGVSVPGGFATTADAFQQYLEKSGVAERIQARLAGLDVDDVDALTAAGREIREWVTETPLPADLDQAIRDAYTKLCKDAGADDIAVAVRSSATAEDLPDASFAGQQETFLNVVGIDDVLHKVKEVFASLYNDRAIAYRVHQGFAHADVFLSAGVQLMVRSDVGASGVLFTLDTESGFRDVVFVTGSYGLGEMVVQGAVNPDEFYVFKPTLKAGKPAVLRRNLGAKQLRMVYSSTPGERVRTEDTPTDLRNRFCIGDEDVEALAKQALIIEQHYGRPMDIEWAKDGNTGKLYIVQARPETVKSRAKATQLERFHLHEKGEVLAEGRAIGQKIGAGKARVIRSLSDMNKVQPGDVLVADMTDPDWEPVMKRASAIITNRGGRTCHAAIIARELGVPAVVGTGNALDSIPDGTEVTVSCAEGDTGTIYAGLLKFERVTADLGAMPEAPLKIMMNVANPERAFDFGMLPNAGIGLARLEMIIASHIGIHPKALLEYGKQDAETRAKIDQRIAGYAGPVEFYVERLAEGIATIAASVYPKPVIVRMSDFKSNEYANLLGGARYEPHEENPMIGFRGASRYVDPSFAEAFGLECKAVKKVREVMGLDNVWVMIPFVRTLDEGRKVVDVLARNGLKQGEHDLKVIMMCEVPSNALLADEFLEIFDGFSIGSNDLTQLTLGLDRDSSIVANLFDERNAAVKKLLSMAIQTARSKGKYVGICGQGPSDHPDLAEWLMDQGIESVSLNPDTVVDTWLRLASKKAA comes from the coding sequence TTGAACGATCTCGTGCTTTGGCTCGACCAGCTACGCATGTCCGACCTAGGCAAAGTCGGCGGCAAGAACGCGTCGCTCGGCGAAATGATCGGCAACCTTGCCAAGCTCGGAGTCTCCGTGCCGGGCGGTTTCGCGACCACCGCCGACGCGTTCCAGCAATACCTGGAAAAGAGCGGTGTCGCCGAGCGCATCCAGGCCCGCCTGGCCGGTCTGGACGTGGACGACGTCGATGCCCTGACCGCCGCCGGCCGCGAAATCCGCGAGTGGGTGACCGAGACGCCGCTGCCGGCCGACCTCGATCAGGCGATCCGCGATGCCTACACCAAGCTCTGCAAGGATGCCGGAGCCGATGACATCGCCGTGGCCGTGCGTTCGTCCGCCACTGCCGAGGACCTGCCCGACGCCAGCTTCGCCGGCCAGCAGGAAACCTTCCTCAACGTGGTCGGCATCGACGACGTGCTGCACAAGGTGAAGGAGGTCTTCGCCTCGCTCTACAACGACCGAGCCATCGCCTACCGCGTCCACCAGGGCTTTGCCCACGCGGACGTGTTCCTGTCCGCCGGCGTACAGCTGATGGTGCGCTCGGACGTGGGCGCCTCGGGCGTACTGTTCACACTCGATACCGAGTCCGGCTTCCGCGACGTGGTGTTCGTCACCGGCTCCTACGGCCTGGGCGAGATGGTCGTGCAGGGCGCGGTCAACCCCGACGAGTTCTACGTCTTCAAGCCCACGCTCAAGGCCGGCAAGCCCGCCGTGCTTCGCCGCAACCTCGGCGCCAAGCAGCTGCGCATGGTCTATTCCAGCACGCCGGGCGAACGGGTCAGGACCGAAGACACGCCGACCGACCTGCGCAACCGTTTCTGCATCGGCGACGAGGACGTCGAGGCACTGGCGAAACAGGCGCTGATCATCGAACAGCACTACGGCCGTCCGATGGACATCGAATGGGCGAAGGACGGAAACACCGGCAAGCTGTACATCGTGCAGGCCCGCCCGGAAACCGTGAAATCGCGTGCCAAGGCCACCCAGCTTGAACGCTTCCACCTGCACGAAAAAGGCGAAGTACTTGCCGAGGGGCGCGCCATCGGCCAGAAGATCGGCGCCGGCAAGGCCCGCGTGATCCGCTCGCTGTCCGACATGAACAAGGTGCAGCCCGGCGACGTACTGGTGGCTGACATGACCGACCCCGACTGGGAACCGGTGATGAAGCGCGCCTCGGCCATCATCACCAACCGCGGCGGCCGCACCTGTCACGCCGCGATCATCGCCCGCGAGCTGGGCGTGCCCGCCGTGGTCGGTACCGGCAATGCGCTGGACAGCATCCCCGATGGCACCGAAGTCACTGTGTCCTGTGCTGAAGGCGACACCGGCACCATCTACGCAGGACTGCTGAAGTTCGAGCGCGTCACCGCCGACCTGGGTGCCATGCCCGAGGCGCCGCTGAAGATCATGATGAACGTGGCCAACCCGGAACGTGCGTTCGACTTCGGCATGCTGCCCAACGCCGGCATTGGCCTGGCCCGCCTGGAAATGATCATCGCCAGCCACATCGGCATCCATCCGAAGGCCCTGCTGGAATACGGCAAGCAGGACGCCGAAACACGCGCGAAGATCGATCAGCGCATCGCCGGCTATGCCGGTCCGGTCGAGTTCTACGTGGAGCGCCTGGCCGAAGGCATCGCCACCATCGCCGCCTCGGTCTACCCGAAACCGGTGATCGTGCGCATGAGCGACTTCAAGTCCAACGAATACGCCAACCTGCTCGGCGGCGCACGCTACGAGCCGCACGAAGAAAACCCGATGATCGGCTTCCGTGGCGCCAGCCGCTACGTCGATCCCAGCTTCGCCGAGGCCTTCGGACTGGAATGCAAGGCGGTGAAAAAGGTGCGAGAGGTGATGGGCCTGGACAACGTCTGGGTGATGATCCCGTTCGTGCGCACCCTGGACGAGGGCCGCAAGGTAGTCGACGTGCTGGCCAGGAACGGGCTGAAACAGGGCGAGCACGATCTCAAGGTGATCATGATGTGCGAGGTGCCTTCCAATGCGCTGCTCGCCGACGAGTTCCTGGAGATCTTCGACGGCTTCTCGATCGGCTCCAACGACCTCACCCAGCTCACTCTGGGCCTGGACCGCGACTCCAGCATCGTGGCCAACCTGTTCGACGAGCGCAACGCGGCGGTGAAGAAGTTGCTGTCCATGGCCATCCAGACCGCTCGCAGCAAGGGCAAGTACGTGGGCATCTGCGGCCAGGGCCCCAGTGACCATCCGGATCTGGCCGAGTGGCTGATGGACCAGGGTATCGAATCGGTCTCGCTCAACCCCGACACGGTTGTCGACACCTGGCTGCGGCTGGCCAGCAAGAAAGCCGCCTGA
- a CDS encoding TetR/AcrR family transcriptional regulator has protein sequence MVASGAETRQRLLQAAELLFIERGYEALSLRQVTARADANLAAVNYHFGSKEAMLQELLSRRLDRLNEERLRLLDICEASGKPADYETILGVLFVPALQLSRSAEGGPAFLRLLGRVYSDASPFIRDYLQSHYRPIFERFFEAFARALPDTPRSELGLRLHFALKALSGVLATDDMDDLLAELSMGQPLGDAELLARLVALVSPALVAPLGNPRQVELIEQLIRQERAIATC, from the coding sequence ATGGTCGCCAGCGGCGCCGAAACCCGGCAACGCCTGCTTCAGGCTGCCGAACTGCTGTTCATCGAGCGCGGCTACGAGGCGCTTTCCCTGCGGCAGGTTACCGCCCGCGCCGACGCCAACCTGGCTGCGGTGAACTACCACTTCGGCAGCAAGGAAGCGATGCTGCAGGAACTGCTCTCACGCCGGCTGGACCGGCTGAACGAGGAACGGCTGCGTCTGCTGGACATCTGCGAGGCCAGCGGAAAGCCCGCCGATTACGAAACCATTCTGGGCGTCCTGTTCGTGCCTGCCCTGCAGCTCAGCCGCTCGGCTGAAGGCGGCCCCGCCTTCCTGCGCCTGCTGGGACGCGTCTACAGCGACGCTTCGCCGTTCATCCGCGACTATCTGCAAAGCCATTACCGACCGATCTTCGAGCGCTTTTTCGAAGCGTTCGCCCGCGCCCTGCCCGACACCCCGCGCAGCGAACTCGGCCTGCGCCTGCACTTTGCCCTGAAGGCGCTCTCCGGTGTACTGGCCACGGACGACATGGACGACCTGCTCGCCGAACTCAGCATGGGCCAACCGCTGGGCGATGCCGAACTGCTGGCGCGGCTGGTCGCGCTGGTCTCGCCGGCACTCGTCGCCCCGCTGGGCAACCCGCGACAGGTCGAGCTGATCGAACAGCTGATCCGGCAGGAACGCGCCATCGCCACCTGCTAG
- a CDS encoding PP2C family protein-serine/threonine phosphatase, whose amino-acid sequence MIEFGHGTHAGLRRTRNEDTYYADPRQGVFLVADGMGGHRHGEVASALVRDTVIALLSRGQGLAEAVRMAGAQLMEHAREDSAEGLPMGTTVAVLRVTGSDYEVAWVGDSRIYVWRDALRQISHDHSLVQELIEAGVLDPACAGRHPQRNVVTQALGITAADQLHVGMARGELVPGMAFLLCSDGLTEDVEDGAIAATMARQDLATQECVDHLLLAALDGGGTDNVTAIVVRVH is encoded by the coding sequence ATGATCGAATTCGGACACGGAACCCACGCCGGCCTGCGACGCACCCGCAACGAGGACACCTATTACGCGGATCCCCGGCAGGGGGTGTTCCTGGTGGCCGACGGGATGGGCGGGCACCGGCACGGCGAGGTGGCATCCGCCCTTGTGCGCGACACGGTGATCGCGCTGTTGTCACGCGGACAGGGTTTGGCGGAGGCCGTACGCATGGCGGGCGCGCAATTGATGGAGCATGCGCGCGAGGACAGCGCAGAAGGCTTGCCGATGGGTACCACCGTGGCCGTCCTGCGGGTGACCGGCAGTGATTACGAGGTGGCCTGGGTCGGCGACAGCCGCATCTATGTATGGCGGGACGCATTGCGGCAGATCAGCCATGACCATTCGCTGGTGCAGGAACTGATCGAGGCGGGCGTGCTCGACCCGGCGTGCGCGGGGCGGCACCCGCAGCGCAACGTAGTGACCCAGGCGCTGGGCATCACGGCCGCGGACCAGCTGCATGTCGGCATGGCGCGCGGCGAGCTGGTGCCGGGCATGGCCTTCCTGCTTTGCAGCGACGGCTTAACCGAGGATGTCGAGGATGGCGCGATCGCGGCGACGATGGCTCGTCAGGACCTGGCAACCCAGGAGTGCGTGGATCACCTGCTGCTTGCCGCGCTCGATGGTGGCGGAACGGACAATGTGACCGCCATCGTGGTGCGCGTGCACTGA
- the dnaQ gene encoding DNA polymerase III subunit epsilon, whose amino-acid sequence MRQVILDTETTGLEVRQGHRLIEIACVEMVERRLSGRHYQTYLNPDRAIDEGARQVTGIEDEFLLDKPHFEDVVDEFLAFIDGAELVIHNASFDVGFLDAELARAGSQYGRIADRCPVLDTLAMARERYPGQRNSLDALCRRLGVDNSARDLHGGLIDAQLLAEVYLAMTSGQVAFDLGFDEAAESATAAVQHPVVLDRRPRILRATAEEVAAHERKLDALDKSAGEAGSLWRRGETAA is encoded by the coding sequence ATGAGGCAGGTCATCCTCGATACCGAGACCACCGGTCTTGAGGTTCGCCAGGGACATCGCCTGATCGAAATCGCCTGTGTCGAGATGGTCGAGCGTCGCCTGAGCGGTCGCCATTACCAGACCTACCTGAACCCGGATCGCGCCATCGACGAGGGCGCGCGCCAGGTCACCGGCATCGAAGACGAGTTCCTGCTCGACAAGCCGCATTTCGAGGATGTCGTGGACGAGTTCCTCGCCTTCATCGACGGTGCCGAGCTGGTCATCCACAACGCCAGCTTCGACGTCGGCTTTCTCGATGCGGAGCTGGCGCGCGCCGGCTCGCAGTACGGACGGATTGCGGACCGCTGTCCGGTGCTCGATACCCTGGCCATGGCGCGCGAGCGCTACCCGGGTCAGCGCAACAGCCTCGACGCGCTCTGCAGGCGCCTGGGCGTGGACAACTCGGCGCGCGACCTGCACGGCGGCCTGATCGACGCGCAGCTGCTGGCCGAGGTCTACCTGGCGATGACCTCGGGCCAGGTCGCGTTCGACCTGGGTTTCGACGAAGCCGCCGAATCGGCGACGGCGGCCGTCCAGCATCCGGTCGTGCTGGATCGGCGACCGCGCATCCTGCGCGCCACCGCCGAGGAAGTCGCCGCGCATGAGCGCAAGCTGGATGCCCTGGACAAGAGTGCGGGTGAAGCGGGAAGTCTCTGGCGTCGCGGCGAAACAGCGGCCTGA
- the rnhA gene encoding ribonuclease HI, with protein sequence MSDVEAFTDGACLGNPGPGGWAALLRAKGTERMLAGGEPDTTNNRMELLAAIGALEALTRPCRVVLTTDSRYVMQGIEQWVPKWRANGWRTADKKPVKNQDLWVRLSEAVGRHEVRWQWVRGHNGHVENERVDQAAREQAEHYRDGRRDRA encoded by the coding sequence GTGAGTGATGTGGAAGCTTTCACCGATGGTGCCTGTCTCGGCAATCCGGGGCCGGGTGGCTGGGCTGCACTGCTGCGCGCCAAAGGTACCGAACGCATGCTGGCCGGCGGCGAGCCGGATACCACGAATAACCGGATGGAGTTGCTGGCCGCGATCGGTGCGCTGGAGGCGTTGACCCGCCCCTGCCGGGTCGTGCTGACGACCGATTCGCGCTACGTGATGCAGGGCATCGAGCAGTGGGTGCCGAAGTGGCGCGCCAACGGCTGGCGCACGGCCGACAAGAAGCCGGTCAAGAACCAGGATCTTTGGGTGCGTCTGTCCGAAGCGGTGGGCCGGCACGAGGTGCGTTGGCAATGGGTGCGTGGCCACAATGGCCACGTCGAGAACGAGCGCGTGGACCAGGCTGCACGCGAACAGGCCGAACACTATCGCGACGGCAGGCGCGACCGGGCATGA
- a CDS encoding class I SAM-dependent methyltransferase has product MPKRDHDVYASEPMRGLLAEELAALTPFLQRCAGTRGALVSAWPSDVPPSLPLLGCWTQLTIAGQSLAGDVRASMHASLPFADGSFDLVLLRHALEVPSASPEWLAEVVRCLAPGGLLALTGVHPISGWLPWWHWRTRGTRSRLNSPLKIGGWLRRAELQVERVQRVGCPWPTSRVDASGVVGAMGGGYVMLARKRRAMSLPTRLRPRPRPVPAPTNAGLASSARRNPAA; this is encoded by the coding sequence ATGCCAAAGCGTGACCACGATGTCTATGCCAGCGAGCCCATGCGTGGGCTTCTGGCTGAGGAACTGGCCGCGCTGACACCGTTCCTGCAGCGCTGTGCCGGCACGCGTGGCGCGCTGGTTTCGGCATGGCCCTCCGATGTTCCGCCCAGTCTGCCCTTGCTTGGCTGCTGGACACAGTTGACGATCGCGGGCCAGAGCCTTGCCGGTGATGTGCGCGCAAGCATGCACGCGTCTTTGCCGTTCGCCGACGGCAGCTTCGACCTGGTGTTGCTGCGGCATGCACTGGAAGTGCCTTCGGCTTCGCCCGAGTGGCTGGCTGAGGTGGTGCGTTGTCTGGCCCCGGGCGGGTTGCTTGCGCTCACTGGGGTGCATCCGATAAGCGGCTGGCTGCCCTGGTGGCACTGGCGTACGCGAGGTACCCGCAGCCGGCTGAATTCGCCGTTGAAAATCGGCGGCTGGCTGCGTCGTGCGGAACTGCAGGTGGAGCGGGTCCAGCGGGTAGGGTGCCCGTGGCCGACCAGCAGAGTCGATGCGTCCGGTGTAGTCGGTGCGATGGGTGGGGGATATGTGATGCTGGCACGCAAGCGTCGCGCCATGAGTTTGCCCACACGCCTGCGGCCGCGACCGCGCCCGGTGCCGGCGCCGACCAATGCCGGGCTGGCATCCAGCGCGCGGCGCAACCCGGCCGCATGA
- the gloB gene encoding hydroxyacylglutathione hydrolase: MHVQPIPALTDNYIWLLHDGEGSTLVVDPGEAAPVEAALKAQGLRLRAILLTHHHPDHIAGAAALRQQHQVPVYAPMDERIDVATHRVSDGNDVLIESPAARFRTLAVPGHTTSHVAYAGEGLLFCGDTLFSMGCGRLFEGTPGQMLASLDRLTGLPDDTLVCCGHEYTAANGRFAITIEPANAALRARVEQVAALRAMNRPTVPSSMATEKATNPFLRIDSPEVIDWCQQQGASPNDRIAHFAALRAAKDQFK; encoded by the coding sequence TTGCACGTTCAACCGATCCCGGCACTGACCGACAACTACATATGGCTGCTTCACGACGGAGAGGGTTCCACCCTCGTCGTCGATCCCGGCGAGGCGGCGCCCGTCGAGGCAGCACTGAAGGCCCAGGGTCTGCGCTTGCGCGCCATCCTGTTGACCCACCACCACCCCGACCATATTGCCGGCGCCGCGGCACTTCGACAGCAGCACCAGGTGCCGGTATACGCCCCCATGGACGAGCGCATCGATGTGGCGACGCATCGTGTGTCGGATGGCAACGATGTCCTGATCGAGAGTCCCGCAGCGCGCTTCCGCACCTTGGCCGTGCCCGGCCACACCACCAGTCATGTCGCTTATGCCGGCGAAGGTCTGCTGTTCTGCGGTGACACGCTGTTCAGCATGGGCTGTGGCCGCCTGTTCGAAGGAACTCCAGGCCAGATGCTGGCTTCGCTCGACCGCCTGACCGGATTGCCCGACGACACACTGGTCTGCTGCGGACACGAATATACGGCCGCCAATGGCCGCTTCGCGATCACCATCGAGCCCGCGAACGCTGCGCTGCGCGCGCGCGTCGAGCAGGTCGCCGCGCTGCGTGCCATGAACCGCCCCACGGTGCCATCGAGCATGGCCACCGAAAAAGCCACCAATCCGTTCCTGCGTATCGACAGCCCTGAAGTCATTGATTGGTGTCAGCAACAGGGCGCGTCCCCAAACGACCGGATCGCCCACTTCGCCGCGCTGCGTGCAGCCAAGGACCAGTTCAAATGA
- a CDS encoding LysM peptidoglycan-binding domain-containing protein, giving the protein MTRYWRAVLPAALVALMSACATAPHVGPLPLITPPSTAVPKPKSVVKAVIPSAIQAPDIWSKLRQSFAMADCDADAGILAWAHRYTQDPQHFEATLRDAMPRLVYVQQVAARHDVAGEFVLLPWVESHYQPVTSRHYQHAAGMWQIVPATARTMGLEVSRSYDARFSVPAATDGVMTLLERYYRDLHDWRLVDYAYNAGEFAVQRVLKQHGMPPAEPVIPNLPVPRITREHLTKLLAIACVIREPARFHVDLPLLPPSKRLETVTVKHPMRLEKVAKYAGMPLHKLKHLNSAFRDGRITAAHTPTRLLLPRQHARQWHRHVELQNARDADLIAGVTPQPLPLPSLPSTGNDPSPGQREHAAPLASSAPPPIRRHTVRRGETLWVIARRYAVSVRQIEHWNHLRGHTIKPGQVLKVSAPQ; this is encoded by the coding sequence ATGACGCGCTACTGGCGGGCTGTCCTGCCGGCTGCACTGGTCGCCTTGATGAGTGCCTGCGCCACGGCACCGCACGTCGGACCATTACCGCTGATTACCCCGCCTAGCACTGCTGTACCGAAGCCGAAGTCGGTGGTCAAGGCGGTGATTCCGTCAGCCATCCAGGCACCGGACATCTGGAGCAAACTGCGCCAGAGCTTTGCCATGGCCGACTGCGATGCTGATGCCGGCATCCTCGCATGGGCTCATCGCTACACGCAGGACCCGCAACACTTCGAAGCCACGCTCCGCGATGCCATGCCCAGACTGGTCTACGTGCAGCAGGTTGCTGCCAGACACGATGTCGCCGGCGAATTCGTTCTGCTGCCCTGGGTCGAAAGCCACTATCAGCCGGTCACCAGCCGGCACTACCAGCATGCAGCCGGCATGTGGCAGATCGTGCCGGCGACAGCGCGCACGATGGGCCTGGAGGTCAGCCGGAGCTACGACGCCCGCTTCAGTGTGCCGGCTGCGACCGATGGCGTGATGACACTGCTCGAACGCTACTACCGGGACCTGCACGACTGGCGTCTGGTCGACTATGCCTACAACGCCGGTGAGTTCGCCGTGCAGCGAGTGCTCAAGCAGCATGGAATGCCACCGGCCGAACCGGTGATTCCAAACCTGCCCGTGCCGCGGATCACCCGCGAGCACCTCACCAAGTTGCTGGCGATTGCCTGTGTCATTCGTGAGCCCGCCCGCTTCCACGTCGACCTGCCGTTGCTGCCGCCCAGCAAGCGGCTAGAAACCGTAACGGTGAAGCACCCGATGCGACTGGAGAAAGTCGCCAAGTACGCCGGCATGCCGTTGCACAAGCTCAAGCACCTGAACTCGGCTTTCCGCGATGGACGGATTACCGCCGCCCATACGCCAACCCGCCTGTTGCTTCCGCGTCAGCATGCAAGGCAATGGCATCGACATGTCGAATTGCAGAACGCCAGGGACGCCGACCTGATCGCTGGCGTCACACCACAACCGCTGCCCCTGCCCTCGCTACCCTCGACCGGTAACGATCCCTCACCCGGGCAACGCGAGCATGCAGCGCCGCTGGCATCCTCCGCACCACCACCGATACGTCGACACACGGTACGTCGCGGTGAAACCTTGTGGGTCATCGCACGCAGGTACGCCGTCAGCGTGCGTCAGATCGAGCACTGGAATCACCTGCGCGGTCACACCATCAAGCCCGGTCAGGTGCTGAAGGTCAGTGCACCGCAATAG
- a CDS encoding SurA N-terminal domain-containing protein gives MLQSLGKKMQGWPAIVVLGIAVFAMSFFGIEGYFSSSAETYVAKVGKHEITQQQFQDRMNQIRQQMMAEEGSHFDGAAFEKPDNKRRILDAMIDQQLLLQANHDMGMRVSDGALRDAIANIQAFQTNGKFDPKIYRVLLAERGMTPEMFQQQMADSMASSLLPDAITDSAVVTSADMDRYLDLRLQRRDVQYFTLPRPTPADTTVTDAQIKAYYTAHQSDFMRPEQVSLKYVEVNDSNVKLDVQPTEAELKKRYQDEKSRFVQPAQRLVSHILINVPKNATPAQQRAALAKAEKIDAEATPANFAELAKKDSDDLGSKSQGGNLGWLQKGMTNAAFQDAMLALKKGQISKPVLSPEGYHIIYVRDIQDAKIKPFDEVRAQLAQEAAKADRARKFNDVAGKLADLSYQTPGSLDTAAKTLNLPLQSTALFSRKGGSGIAANAKVIAAAFSDDVLAQGNNSSLITLGPDDAVVVRVDQHNPKAVRPLSEVSATIQKKILDDRVVAAAKQKADALLARLRKGDDIQAVAKSAGASVQTANDVQRMSMSPSAQSLPQPVRTEAFLLPHPSAGKPQFASVSVSDGVYAVLALDKVQPGDLSKITPSDRAQLRMSMARAYGNMATDAFIKALKAKTKIKIVASRM, from the coding sequence ATGCTGCAGTCATTGGGTAAAAAGATGCAGGGCTGGCCAGCCATCGTGGTGCTGGGCATTGCCGTGTTTGCCATGTCCTTCTTCGGTATCGAAGGCTATTTCAGCTCGTCTGCCGAGACCTATGTCGCCAAGGTCGGCAAACATGAGATCACCCAGCAGCAGTTCCAGGATCGGATGAACCAGATCCGGCAGCAGATGATGGCTGAAGAGGGTAGTCACTTCGACGGTGCCGCCTTCGAAAAGCCGGATAACAAGCGCCGAATCCTGGATGCGATGATCGACCAGCAGTTGCTGCTGCAGGCCAATCACGACATGGGTATGCGGGTATCCGATGGCGCGCTGCGCGATGCCATCGCGAACATCCAGGCCTTCCAGACGAACGGCAAGTTTGATCCGAAGATCTACCGGGTCCTGCTGGCCGAGCGCGGCATGACCCCGGAGATGTTCCAGCAGCAGATGGCCGACAGCATGGCCTCGTCGCTGTTGCCCGACGCGATCACCGACAGTGCCGTCGTGACCAGCGCCGACATGGATCGCTACCTGGACCTGCGCCTGCAGCGCCGCGACGTGCAGTACTTCACGTTGCCGCGTCCGACGCCGGCCGACACCACGGTCACCGACGCCCAGATCAAGGCCTACTACACCGCGCACCAGAGCGACTTCATGCGTCCAGAGCAGGTGTCGCTGAAGTACGTCGAAGTGAACGACAGCAATGTCAAGCTTGACGTGCAGCCGACCGAGGCTGAATTGAAGAAGCGTTACCAGGACGAAAAGTCCCGCTTCGTCCAGCCGGCACAGCGGCTGGTGTCGCATATCCTGATCAATGTGCCGAAGAACGCGACTCCGGCGCAGCAACGCGCGGCGCTGGCCAAGGCCGAAAAGATCGATGCCGAAGCAACCCCCGCCAACTTTGCCGAACTGGCCAAGAAGGATTCGGACGACCTGGGTTCAAAGAGCCAGGGCGGTAACCTCGGCTGGTTGCAGAAGGGCATGACCAACGCTGCTTTCCAGGACGCGATGCTGGCCCTGAAGAAGGGGCAGATCTCCAAGCCCGTGCTGTCGCCCGAGGGCTACCACATCATCTACGTCCGGGACATCCAGGACGCCAAGATCAAGCCCTTCGACGAAGTGCGCGCCCAGCTGGCCCAGGAAGCGGCCAAGGCTGATCGCGCGCGCAAGTTCAACGATGTGGCCGGCAAGTTGGCCGATCTCAGCTATCAGACGCCGGGCTCGCTCGACACTGCAGCCAAGACGCTCAACCTGCCGCTTCAGTCGACCGCGCTGTTCAGCCGCAAGGGTGGCAGCGGTATCGCCGCGAATGCCAAGGTCATTGCGGCAGCGTTCTCCGACGACGTGCTGGCGCAGGGCAACAACTCCAGCCTGATCACGCTGGGACCGGACGATGCCGTGGTGGTTCGTGTGGACCAGCACAATCCGAAGGCCGTACGCCCGCTGTCCGAAGTCAGTGCCACCATCCAGAAGAAGATTCTCGACGACCGTGTGGTGGCAGCAGCCAAGCAGAAGGCTGATGCCTTGCTGGCACGCCTGCGCAAGGGCGACGACATCCAAGCCGTGGCCAAGTCGGCTGGTGCCAGCGTGCAGACGGCGAACGACGTGCAGCGCATGTCGATGTCGCCTTCGGCGCAGAGCCTGCCACAGCCGGTGCGCACCGAGGCTTTCCTGTTGCCGCATCCGTCCGCGGGCAAGCCGCAGTTCGCGAGCGTGTCTGTCAGCGACGGCGTCTATGCTGTGCTTGCGCTGGACAAGGTGCAGCCGGGCGATCTTTCCAAGATCACCCCCAGCGACCGTGCGCAGCTCCGCATGAGCATGGCGCGCGCCTACGGCAACATGGCGACCGATGCGTTCATCAAGGCGCTTAAGGCGAAGACCAAGATCAAGATCGTCGCCAGCCGCATGTAA
- a CDS encoding HU family DNA-binding protein: MNKTDLINAIADKAELTKADAGRALEAFFETVQKALKKGDDVSVVGFGTFTVRKRAARTGRNPRTNETIKIKASKVPAFKAGKTLKDALN; the protein is encoded by the coding sequence ATGAATAAAACCGATCTGATCAATGCCATTGCCGACAAGGCCGAGCTCACCAAGGCCGACGCGGGCCGTGCGCTTGAGGCTTTCTTCGAGACCGTCCAGAAGGCCCTGAAGAAGGGTGACGACGTCTCGGTGGTCGGCTTCGGCACCTTCACTGTGCGCAAGCGTGCCGCGCGCACCGGTCGCAATCCGCGCACCAACGAGACGATCAAGATCAAGGCTTCGAAGGTTCCGGCTTTCAAGGCTGGTAAGACGCTCAAGGACGCCCTAAACTAA